The Zeugodacus cucurbitae isolate PBARC_wt_2022May chromosome 4, idZeuCucr1.2, whole genome shotgun sequence genome includes the window aagcattacatacatacatacatacataagaatACAAATAATAAGTCAGGCGAatgcatacaaatgcataaCTAAATGCAAAAgaaccacaaccaccaaacaaacaaaagtaGCAGAgagaagcagcaacaaaaaataaaagtaatagtaGGGCAAAGTATAGAATGCGCGGCGGCGTGTAATGATATCTGTAGGTGTGAAATGTGTGATGAAACGAAcgcttttgaaaaatgttgcaaaaaagtGTGCGCGTGTAAGCGAAAAAGTCGGAATGAAAGACGAATGcaaaagaaacacaaaaaaacaacaaaaattaaaacaaaaaagtagtaAAGAGCATAAAAAAGTTAATCAGTGCGGCATTGTATGAGCAATGATTGGCAAAACGAAGTGTTTAGCaagcatacacatatacatgcatacagaaaaaaatttatgcaaacgaacaaaaacaaaaaaatatttatttatgcgagcgcaactatattttttattaaaatataactaGCATAAGCCGacatttgcttaaaaaaaagaaaaaaccaaCAAAGAGTATGCGAAAATCTGTGCATAAAGCAACACTAAAAACAAGCGcgaacaaaatagaaaaaacaacaactaatgtTAAATAAAGGCACACTTTAACTGCATATAAAGTAGAACGCCTCTCCTGccgcacatacaaacaaacaaacatagaaCAACAGGTGAAATAGTTAAAGAACTTGTATACATAACTATGCGtattcaacatacatacataaataatatgtatgcaacatagctttttatatacaatttccaATTAGTTTTCCATCAGTTTGCTTTATACGCGCTCACCATATCGTCGTACACACCGTACACCAGTTTACCCTTACTCACATTTATATACTAGCTAATAGTTGAAGGTAAAGAAAAGTGTATTTtaactgttgttattgtttaattttaacttttcttttttctttcaccagtttttgtttgttttaattttatatattacatatacatacgtatataaatatgtatatgtatacaaaagtaCATTAAAAAAAGCGATTTttacacacatttatttttaagtttattttgacACCGTATCCACACGCAAAACTCTTAattaattacacacacacatatatactacaaagaaaaattgtaacaataatttttacgtaaacaaatttaatttaattttaaataatttatattgtattttacaaGAAACCAGcgaaaaaaaagtaattgtttttaatttatgcaataaaaaattaacttaaataaacaaacaagtgtattgtttttatttaatttgaatgtttTGTGTTTCACagttgtagaaaaaaataaaataattatttaatcacattttattattttgtatattttatatattgtttacGATCTCTTGATTTCACTTTGTcattcatttttataacaatattatTGCAGCAGATCAGTTCCATATTCAACatatactcaaaaaaaaaaaaaaaaaaaacattttttaagttaataCTTATACAAGAGTTGCAGCGCCTCCGGCTAAAGTTTATCGCAATTATTTTGTGTGTATTGTTATTGGGCCGAGTTTAGCATTTCcgctgataaaatgtaaaaaactaCACCCGacttttgtatattattaaaacGCAAATGGTCGGTTCCTACgccagttacatacatacaaaacccAAATGGTGAGAACTGAAACTGTATAAGTTATTAATGTTTTAAAGccgcagaaattttattatacaaacaCAGGTaaacgcataaatatttattatttttgtaccattttaacttaacattttttcatcttttttcAGTAAACTATTTTGCTTTATTGCCGGGTCTGaccaaatacaattttaataacaatttgaccattatgtttaaaaaatattccacgcgctaataatatgtataatttcattgtttttttaagCTATGCACACATTTTCATCACATGTCAGCAGCAAatactaataatataaaattatatattattattttgcagcTTGTTCTagaatattatatttagttttcatttaatttgcttttaaaaacaaattacattttaCAAACACAGgtaaacacataaacatttattaattttattcattttaatttaacatttttttcatcttttttcAGTAAACAATTTTGCTTTCTTGCCGGGTCTGAGCAAATATAATTTCCAGCACCAATTTCCTAACCACAATTTGACCATTCAGTTGAAGAAGTATTTTACACGTTAATAAGatgtaaaggggttttcaataagagcgctacaaaacatttgggatatcaatgaaattctttattcctgtaaaagtacattcgatgccattatgtattgAACTCGTTTTtatttgcatggccaccacgggcacgcttgcagaagtccagatgtttcacccaattttcgacagttttcaagcataaatcggctgatactgctgcaatttcacattcCATATCGACTGATTTGTGTCTTCCTTATTGCCGACACTACGGGCTCTTCTTTGTCTTACTGGaacacgggaacattttgtacggtgcctgtatattaaaattttttccatttttttcaccagacgctcaattgttgatctgaccgAACGATTATAACGAACATAAATTGAACGTAgctctcttaaagttgaggccactgactgaaattttaataatttcaactcattgttggatcgtatatatttccatgatgaaatggcaaaccttactgaagagaaatgtcaaaagagcgaggAAAAAtttggcgtcgtttgctgtgcCTATCGAtccacttttgtagcgtcccttatgaaaaaccctttataattcctttgtttataCTTTAAGCTAAGCACGCATTTTCAACACATATCAACACCACGTATTTGTtataacatattatatattattattattgctgcttGTTctagtatattatattaaatttatattttcgtttgCTTTTTAAACTATACGCtagtgaaactatgaaaatactCGCTACTTATTCCTGTAATAAATTCTCCCAGTGATGTGTTTCCGTTTCCGTTAGTTAGATAACAGCATTCAGCGAACAATCGATCAAAGTCGATTAACAAGAGTGTGTTGGCCGTTtgaatttgtgaaatattatttgatttataaatattatttaatttatttattattattttttatatataaataatattattaagtaactatttttcttttatttataaatactataatttaatgcaattgaGCGCAGCTTGTCAGCttcgcattaaaaaaaaatatatatatacatataaaaaatattataaataactgTAACTGCTACAATTTTTAGCTTTatgaatgtgaaaaaatatgaaataaaaaacaacaacctgctgtataataaaaaacaaaatattgtcaCTTTCAAATCACAGATTACTATAAATATCACAACACTGCTCTGAATAAACTtacatagaaatatatagaCAACACAgtatgttatatatacaaattagtaaGAAACTGCAAATGCTGAATAAATTTAAGCGCAAGCAAATATGCATCGGCCCACCTAAACTCGTAAAATATAACATTTAgtactaaatacatacatatatacatagaacaAAGCTCTTAGCTGCGCTCACTACCTCCAACTCCACATAATCCTTGTACAATAAACATACTAATTATTTTGAGCTATAAAATGTaacttcagaaaaaaaattaagaatgtaTGCAACTCTGTAACTAAACTACTATATTTTACGCATtgctatttacatttttattaaaaaaaaaaacacaattttacgCACTTACAAACTCTTAGTTTTacactaacattttttttttgcacatttaCATCTCCTGCGCCAACATTTTTGATCGGTTAGCATGGCGACAAATTAaggaatttaatataaaaataaaactcaaaagtctaaatgtaaagaaaataaaaacaaatacaaaaaaaaaaaaaaaacaaatcaataaaaacaCTTATCCAGCCCAAAacagtagaaagaaatatatacaaaatttagaaCAGAAACCCTAAAGCAAAAcctatgcaaaaataaaattaattaaatataagtgaaaaacaaaaaaaaaaaaactttttgtaaaatataagaaCTAATAAAAAGCGTATAAACGTTGTAaacgttattttttatattatacattatatatcccaaagcataatattaatattaataaatatatatcatagACTTAAAAAATAGTAAGCGAGATCATAAAGCATTAATGAactggaaaaataaaatttaatttaataaaaataatacagagAGCAACacatattatatgaaaatatgaaaactggCAGTTGCAAAGAgagcgaaagagagagagagagcgtgcAATGCTGTGAGCGAATAGTGGTggcatttgataaaaaaaactcTTTTTGTAGCGATAAAATGtgtgataataaaaaatataataataatttttatgtaattttgctTTCGAACTAATAACAAACCATAAACGTTAAACTTCATTACACGCTGTACGTTTTATTTCGCTAACGCTATTCAATTGCAGTGTTGCAACTCATAccgatacatatatgtatgtatgtatttcgtaaaaaaaaacataagaaaacactataatgtatattttttaattttatcatcaAATTGCATAATTAAGTGTAAaactatttaactttattatacggtcaaataaattgaataaaaaaacgaagaagtaagaaaaagaaCACATGATGAGGGGAAAGAcgagttttattaaatattttttttaaataatggtaAGTTTTGAATACCTTTAGAAAGCTATATTACTTAGAGAGGGATAAaaacttaccgatccaaacagTGCTAGATCGTCGAAATAAcaacccagcaagtcatgggtactgaaactccaacacattcaaagaaattttaataacaccactacatacacacatacacaacaaagggtaaaatgtgcataaacatttaactcaactcttctctcatacagcaccctaaataatagaaagaaacaaccaaagttctcgtgtgtgaacaagttttgttttgagctatatcatggctgcttgtgaagtattattttgcgtgttttatttaattcagtgatctgcagcctaattaaagtataaattaCTGAAGCACccatttttaaataactaaaacgtaaaataaaagttttctaaggccaaaatatggaattgaagagggtgatacagtaatacttcattgcactatcaattcgaagcacgcaatagaagccaacaatggtcaacatcaatggcgaaaccattgaatacgtaaataattgttgaatataataatattatcttgccttaaattctaattaattttccacacagatatttcaaacctcatatggcgggttaaagcgatggaatatgtgctgcaagcaaatcaaaAACTATagacgcaaacgctgctacatggaacacaaatcattcacacaccagatattacgtttaatgtcacttttttgcgtgcaattaaaccttttggtcaacacaagcacgagaattggaacaacatggtttaggtgcttttgaaaccgtttattatcacgacgtgtgtcaactgggttttgccaatgagctagagggcaaagcagtttcagtatctttgagcttaccggcacttggccgtgccattagcagctaaaacacagaaattaaagggtaaatttaagtgaatgtttgtgctcatagaaatttaaaaactttttgtatgtttaattaggaggacttttttgattcattttcaccttgtattgaggaatcataacgttgttgtatcgctttacaaggacataaattcaccgaaattagttcaatggaaattctacagcaagagcatggatgttaagacttgaacggtggcgtgttagatttagaattcctgaaacataaggtaattattaccaacatttattacaaactttatacaaattcagattttactttatattttatagaaaccctcctcccagatgaatctagtactagtgaaattaatgaaagaacagatcttataaaaactccgaaagaaaccaaaagagtcctcacataatgtgcgcagcagggataaagggatgtccaacttattccagtgtgagagcgcctcaaaatttgcgttttttataacattttgcattattaccagatcagacaaaatactaatttttgggcattttaataaaaatacccaacatttattatggttaaaaattattatatactgaatgtttaatataaaatgtacgttttatatttcatttagcgataaaatggtatattaaaatagccggttttcgaagtttcagtaataaatatggtcaattattaagtgtcaactgaaaataaatcaatttcttttataattttccatgaaaaattagtttctcgatgctgcaattgacaaaaacattcttaaaccacttttaaattacgcgttttcattgatatttattgttttaagttcttattagtgatcttgcAAGGCGGTTAAAAATGTCTCCAccgcattattttttttgcaacatttcaatctggcctttccagtttcccaattgcgaaacgtcaaaacctcctcatctcgacaaactgtcaaagtttaggtggttttgacgtttacaattgcgctctcacttccagtgatatgagagttgtacatctctttatctctggtgcgcagcttacacttccaggccgcccggggtatttgacatttgtcaGTCTTCCTCCtcaactattcaatacgttATAGTTACGTTATGTATAtcgtgtagtacgataatagatgtataaagtaaatataataataagctCCTAAATggcatacaatttttaataaatatgtaatataattaatgattttgttattaaattctcatttgggattttggcaGAACTAATCGAAAACAGAgagtatagtttctgggcttttgtgggtcgcagtactgaaagtgcacgtggagttttcgttcgcagtattgggtctttcatccgtgattgtaccaataccattccccaaattgtgcaagaggtatatatacattgctaaatgatgaatgtaatgtgcaagaaagggatgaacgatcacacgtacacaatagtttcgggtacttttgtcaattcgcccttaagaatggcatagaaactttcattgaaactgcgggtaccgctccctggcatttcaccggagaattcgacggtacctgtcttgcagagAAGACTTGGCCAGATAAAATCCTGGTCAAATCTGGTAACGTAGGTAACCGGTTCTTGTGAAAATTtttagatgacctcgacgacaacactaaacacctctttgcatgccccctaAATCCCACTCAACTTTTTTTGGTCCGACCCTATCGAAACAGCTGCTTTCCTAGTCCTCTCGTTAGATGATTTCGATGGCAATTAATTTAGGCTTGTCGGTTCAAACAGGTTTGGGtaacagttacaacaacaacaactaggcatATACTTTCCGTTTCAGCAGTGCTGAATAatcgttaaaacaacaacaacaacttgtagCAGGAGTTATGACGTCACACTAACGGAAAATGTTTTGAGGACGCAGTGTACGCAtactaaacatttaaaaaacagataatttgaaatctaaaattgtttcaaaatcccaaaaatctataaatattttccaaatccaATACTTCATCCGTTCCACTACTTCAAATTGCAGTGTACTCTCTACATAAAGggtataacattttatttaaacatgcTGGCAGCATCGCCAATTGCGCCATTTCTTTTGTCACCACTTTCGTACCaatgaaaatatacacacaaacacataataatagaaaaaatgacACCCCCACTGACAACAGCCGAGGATTGTCATTTGAAATGTCAGAAGTAGTCGAATTTTTGAGTGTAATCTACTTTTTCCGAGTTGCGTGATAAAAATTTGGCTTTTTCTTCTAACTACGAAGTGTAGAAAAAAGTAATTATCTGTTGAAAAAGTCAAATTGCGTAGTTAAATGGCACTTTCATAAAATACAGTCAATATTTAACAAGTGTTTTTGTATCGGCTGTTTAGAATTGCATTTAAATGCTGGATTGAGTACACCGACACACATACCAACGCATAAGTGCGTTTTATGATAGCAGCAAACGGCTGCAGGCTGATTCATATTTAAGGACCCCACTGGTTAGTGCTAAGAAAAAAGTTACAATTGCATAGGTGAGCGTTAAAGTGTATTTATAAAGCGCTAATTTGACTTGTCTAATAGagttttaaaagtaataaattaactacataaaaatttacaacagtTTGAAACAAATCTATACGTATCACGGTTACAACAATATCCAAGCAACATGTATCAGAGCGCTTGCAATGTCGCTACGACTGGCTCATGTGCGCCTGGTACGGAAAATGATCGCGAAGCAGAACGACAGGCTGCGCTTATGGCACAACAGCCACCCACAGCACCAGTGGAGCCAGATTACAGCGGTTTCGATATAGTCAAAGCGACACAATATGGCGCTATCGCGCGTGTACGTGAACTTATCGAATCTGGTTGGGATGTTAATCAACCCGACAGTGAGACTGTAACGTTACTGCATTGGGCAGCCATCAATAATAGGCGCGATATTATACGTTATTTCTTGGAGAAAGGCGCCATTGTGGATGCAGTAGGTGGCGAGTTGAACGCTACACCTTTGCATTGGGCAACACGGCAAGGACATCTCGGTTCTGTTGTGCTGCTAATGAATGCCGGTGCTGATCCACGAATACGTGATGCCGAGGGATGCTCCTGCATACACATTGCCGCACAGTTTGCGCACACCGCGTTGGTTGCGTATTTCATAGCAAAAGGTGTTGATCCAGATTTACAGGATCGTGGTGGCATGACGGCGCTCATGTGGGCCGCTTGGAAGGTATATGTGAACTTTATTGTTTATGTGCatgtaaatagtaaaatatttgcaactcTTTTTGCCAGGTCTGCGCATTAGATCCTGTTCGTTTATTGCTCACGCTTGGCGCCAATCCCGCCATGGTCGATTACACACACGGCAACACAGCGTTACATTGGGCCATACTTGCACGTAATGCGACTGCCATTTCGACTTTGGTTCTGAAATCACGCGCCTCCCTCGATGTTCCTAATTTGCGTGGCGAAACACCTTTAACAATGCTAGAAACACAGGCGGGCGCCATATGGATTGGTTCCAAAGTATTAGATCGCGTACGTGAGGCTTCACAAAAGACACAAACACAACGCTCCTTGATAACACGTTTGCGTCACGACAAGCGCTTACGTTGGTGGGCAATGGTCGCTTGTCCATTCACCGCGTTTTACTTAGCTGGCGTCGTATTTACACTAAATACactgtatataattaaattcttCCTGCTTGGTTGTTTGTATGGCATCTTCCATACGCTTGGCAAAGCGTTATTCGACGAGCATTTGCTGGCATTGCTACCGTTAAGCGTATATCTGGCGACGAAAGCGTGGTTCTATGTCACGTGGATTGTATATATTGTGGATGCGGTATCATTTGCAGAAACGCTAGTATTTCTGACATGCTCCGGCGCGCTTTGGGTATGTTTTATGAAGTCGTGGAAAGGCGATCCAGGTATTATACGCCCAACGCAGGAGCAACGTTTTAAAGTAAGCACgcatttgttataatttatataatgataTCCGtgttataaacataaattaattaatttcaagtgAGGTTATGTCACACTTTGCCTAACACGATCACTTTCTTTTACAGACGATTATCGAATTATCAGAACGCGGTGGCATCGGCTTCGAGCCTTCCTCCTTCTGTTCTGGCTGTCTGGTACGGCGTCCGATACGTTCAAAGCATTGCAGCGTTTGCGATCGCTGTGTTGCGCGTTTCGATCATCACTGCCCCTGGGTGGGCAATTGTATTGGTCTCAAgaatcacgcctacttcatgGGTTTCCTCTGGATGTTACTCATAATGTGCTGTTGGATGTTGTACGGTGGCGCTTGCTATTACATCTATCAATGTAATGTACACTTTACGCTCGTACCGCTGTCGGATTTCCAGAAAGCAATTATGGACATAGCCAATTGTAATGCCTGGGTTGGTTGGGTTATGGCGAATGCATTGTTACATCTCTCGTGGGTTGTGCTGCTCACAATTTGCCAGACATATCAAGTCGTTTGCCTCGGTATGACCACCAATGAGCGCATGAATCGTGGACGTTATCGACACTTTCAAGCGAAAGGTGGTCACAGTCCTTTCACGCGTGGACCACTCAACAACTTGGTCGATTTCTTGGAATGCAAATGTTTTGGTTTGGTGCAACCGCGTCACATCGATTGGATGAATTACTACGATATGGATATGCAGGTGGGACGTACAACGGTGGAGCAAGAGCCGCTGTTGCGTGGCAATGCCGATGGTGAAGGTGGTGGCACCGAGTTGGCGCACTATCAGTACGTGTAGGATAAGTCGAATCGGGATGCGGAGACGCGCAATGCACCCATAGCAAATGTTTAGGCAAACACGCAGCGACATGTCGCGGCCGTAAaggtaaacaaacaaacaatggcATTTGATTCGTGTGCTTTAGGTGGAATGGGGGTGGTAGTGTGGGTTTGGCAAGAGATTTAAGATAAcagtgctttgttgttgtggtagtgtattatttatgaaatttgtacGCGGTGACATTTCgcttatactatatttataaaatttttttgatttgaattaatttcgctttctttatctttttaatacattttgacAACTTCTGCCTATAGCCATGgataacatgatacgaaactctttcattcgtgagagagctgtcaaagtccgcattttttataacatttggcagtggtgccactgcgggaaaacataagttaggagatttttattcgatttattgggtatttattggtttgcaatttACGCTTATTAGAGACTTCTTAACCAATATTACGCCAACACATacacttacaaatatatattttaagataaacaataaacatctacacataaaaataataaaatattataataattaaaaatcgtacatattataagtcaacataaacaaaaatttggcttagtttaatttagtaacatatatttatttatattttataaacaaataaacaccttaatatattctctaaaagtttaagagaaaatttgtacCCAGATACGTATTTACGTAAATGGTATTTAACACTGCTAAAGAACGTATATTACTTTTGTACAAATAGCCaccgtttcttaaataatatacacatattaactcCATTTAATAGTTAATAGTGAATAGtaattcaaaaatcacaaaaaacttatcgtacaaaaacgaaccatttaatcatttatttctgcgggattcttagtggtagctcgtcattttgactgtcagctgttcagtagcccatgatctggctttgttgccaacatcaaaaatgagttcatgggctctctcaacaagcaaaagagaagagtttcgtatcatattatccATGCTATAGCGGTATTTGCTGCCTATAGCGGTACAAATTTGACAACTGTCACTGCTACAACAACTTAGTTTGTGTAAAGTGAGTTGTAAGGCATAACAAAAGAACAAACATTTGTTAAGCGTATTAAACTTTTACTGTATTATATGTAAACCAAATTATTATAGTTTAAAATAGTAATGCTTGGGtggtaaatttgattttattttgttgttgcgcgtATACAATAATATACTTAATACAAATGTAATTATTAATGCTAAATACATTTTCTTTTGTAGTTTTGCTACTACGCGAAAGTTTTAGATAGCAGTTTAGATGCGCACTATAGTAGGCATTGCCAATTTAGGTtaggcattttttttattttattatatcagACATAAGCACACGCTGTGTATTGT containing:
- the LOC105215472 gene encoding palmitoyltransferase Hip14; its protein translation is MYQSACNVATTGSCAPGTENDREAERQAALMAQQPPTAPVEPDYSGFDIVKATQYGAIARVRELIESGWDVNQPDSETVTLLHWAAINNRRDIIRYFLEKGAIVDAVGGELNATPLHWATRQGHLGSVVLLMNAGADPRIRDAEGCSCIHIAAQFAHTALVAYFIAKGVDPDLQDRGGMTALMWAAWKVCALDPVRLLLTLGANPAMVDYTHGNTALHWAILARNATAISTLVLKSRASLDVPNLRGETPLTMLETQAGAIWIGSKVLDRVREASQKTQTQRSLITRLRHDKRLRWWAMVACPFTAFYLAGVVFTLNTLYIIKFFLLGCLYGIFHTLGKALFDEHLLALLPLSVYLATKAWFYVTWIVYIVDAVSFAETLVFLTCSGALWVCFMKSWKGDPGIIRPTQEQRFKTIIELSERGGIGFEPSSFCSGCLVRRPIRSKHCSVCDRCVARFDHHCPWVGNCIGLKNHAYFMGFLWMLLIMCCWMLYGGACYYIYQCNVHFTLVPLSDFQKAIMDIANCNAWVGWVMANALLHLSWVVLLTICQTYQVVCLGMTTNERMNRGRYRHFQAKGGHSPFTRGPLNNLVDFLECKCFGLVQPRHIDWMNYYDMDMQVGRTTVEQEPLLRGNADGEGGGTELAHYQYV